A genomic stretch from Solanum stenotomum isolate F172 chromosome 8, ASM1918654v1, whole genome shotgun sequence includes:
- the LOC125872394 gene encoding probable polygalacturonase, with protein sequence MKGLAVLILLLALSRSIEHTEAQFDGECKFHKPLEPRPHSASVLDFGAVGDGETLNTLAFQNAIFYLKSFADKGGAQLYVPAGRWLTGSIKLTSHLTLFLEKEAIILGSKDYAHWDIVEALPSYGGGIEAQGGRYRSLIFGDNLTDVVITGNNGTVDGQGSIWWEQFTAHSLNYTRPHLVEFVSSKDVVVSNLTFLNAPAWNIHPVYCSNVVVQNISVHSPANSPYTYGVVPDSSEHVCIENSNISMGHDAVVLKSGWDKYGISYGKPTSNVHVRGVRLQSFAGAGMAFGSEMSGGISNVLVEHVYLHDSLLGIELKTARGRGGYIKDILVTDVVMANVQVGIEAIGHCDSHPDKKFDPSALPVVSGITFEDIVGTNVSIAGNFTGLSESPFTSICLSNITFSISSNPFTPWLCSDISGSSQNVSPEPCPELESSFSSTTSTCFALLHHPYSQVAVL encoded by the exons ATGAAGGGTCTA GCAGTGCTAATTTTGCTGTTGGCGTTAAGTCGTAGTATTGAACATACTGAAGCTCAATTTGACGGAGAATGCAAATTCCACAAGCCTCTGGAACCCAGACCTCACAGTGCATCAGTGTTGGACTTTGGGGCTGTGGGTGATGGGGAGACTCTAAATACTCTGGCCTTCCAGAATGCCATTTTCTATCTCAAATCCTTTGCTGACAAAGGTGGAGCACAGCTCTATGTTCCAGCTGGAAGGTGGCTGACCGGAAGCATAAAGCTTACCAGTCACCTCACACTCTTCCTTGAAAAAGAAGCCATTATTCTGGGATCAAAG GATTATGCTCATTGGGATATAGTTGAAGCCTTACCCTCTTATGGTGGAGGTATTGAGGCACAAGGTGGAAGATATCGCAGCTTGATTTTTGGAGATAATTTAACTGATGTTGTGATAACAG GTAATAATGGAACTGTTGATGGTCAGGGTTCTATATGGTGGGAGCAGTTCACTGCCCATTCTTTAAATTATACTCGACCGCACCTAGTAGAATTTGTTAGCTCCAAAGATGTTGTCGTCTCAAACTTGACCTTCCTGAATGCTCCTGCCTGGAATATTCACCCGGTGTATTGCAG TAATGTTGTGGTTCAGAACATATCGGTTCACTCTCCAGCTAACTCCCCATATACCTATGGTGTAGTACCAG ATTCTTCCGAGCATGTGTGCATTGAGAACAGCAACATTAGCATGGGCCATGATGCTGTTGTTCTCAAAAGCGGTTGGGACAAGTACGGGATTTCCTATGGCAAACCTACTTCGAATGTCCATGTTCGAGGGGTTAGGCTGCAGTCTTTTGCAGGTGCTGGAATGGCTTTTGGCAGTGAGATGTCTGGTGGTATCTCCAATGTGCTAGTAGAGCATGTTTACTTGCATGACTCCCTTTTGGGGATTGAGCTGAAGACAGCAAGAGGAAGAGGTGGTTATATCAAAGATATTCTAGTTACAGATGTGGTTATGGCAAATGTGCAAGTGGGAATTGAGGCCATCGGTCATTGTGATTCTCATCCGGACAAGAAATTTGATCCGTCTGCACTTCCAGTTGTTAGTGGTATCACCTTTGAGGACATTGTTGGCACAAATGTTTCTATAGCAGGCAATTTCACTGGATTATCTGAATCTCCCTTTACTTCAATATGTCTATCAAACATCACCTTTTCCATTTCTTCCAACCCTTTTACACCATGGCTATGCTCTGATATATCCGGTTCTTCTCAAAATGTGTCTCCTGAACCATGTCCTGAGCTCGAGAGCTCATTTTCTAGTACTACTTCAACTTGCTTTGCCCTCTTACACCACCCTTACAGTCAAGTTGCAGTTTTGTAA